The following are encoded together in the Dickeya lacustris genome:
- the lolA gene encoding outer membrane lipoprotein chaperone LolA: MIKVGLIATSLLVTLFSTTVYADAAGDLQGRLSKVNSFHASFTQKVTTNDGAAVQEGAGELWVKRPNLFNWKTTAPDESTLVSDGKTLWFYNPFVEQVTATWVKDATGNTPFILITRNDPKDWGKYNVSQKGDDFDLVPKVTSGNLKQFSITVAADGTIRGFTATEQDGQRSTYVLKNQQNGEIDAAKFRFTPPKGVALDDQRQ, encoded by the coding sequence ATGATAAAGGTAGGACTGATCGCCACCAGCTTGCTGGTGACTCTGTTTTCCACAACGGTGTATGCCGATGCGGCGGGCGACTTGCAAGGCCGCCTGAGTAAAGTTAACAGTTTTCATGCCAGCTTTACGCAGAAAGTCACCACCAATGATGGTGCGGCAGTGCAGGAAGGCGCCGGTGAACTCTGGGTTAAGCGGCCAAACTTATTCAACTGGAAAACGACCGCCCCAGATGAGAGCACACTGGTGTCGGATGGTAAAACGCTGTGGTTCTACAATCCATTTGTTGAGCAGGTGACGGCAACATGGGTAAAAGATGCAACAGGCAATACGCCATTTATTCTGATAACCCGTAACGACCCGAAAGACTGGGGTAAGTACAATGTGAGCCAGAAAGGCGATGATTTTGATCTGGTGCCAAAAGTAACCAGCGGTAATTTGAAGCAGTTTTCTATCACTGTCGCCGCCGATGGCACGATTCGCGGCTTCACGGCGACAGAACAGGATGGGCAACGCAGCACCTACGTGTTGAAAAACCAGCAAAATGGCGAAATCGATGCTGCAAAATTCCGCTTTACGCCACCCAAAGGGGTTGCGCTAGACGATCAACGTCAGTGA
- the trxB gene encoding thioredoxin-disulfide reductase produces the protein MSTAKHRKLLILGSGPAGYTAAVYAARANLNPLLITGMEKGGQLTTTTEVENWPGDPDDLTGPLLMERMHTHAAKFNTEIVFDHINRVDLQTRPFRLFGDSDEYTCDALIIATGASARYLGLPSEDAFKGKGVSACATCDGFFYRNQKVAVVGGGNTAVEEALYLSNIAAEVHLIHRRDSFRAEKILIDRLMAKVSGGNIVLHTNRTLDEVLGDEMGVTGVRLRQANTDATEQLDVAGVFIAIGHSPNTAVFGDQLALENGYIKVQSGTHGNATQTSIPGVFAAGDVMDHIYRQAITSAGTGCMAALDAERYLDALAK, from the coding sequence ATGAGCACTGCCAAACATCGTAAATTATTGATTCTGGGCTCAGGCCCGGCAGGCTATACCGCCGCAGTCTACGCTGCGCGGGCAAACTTAAATCCGTTACTGATCACCGGAATGGAGAAAGGTGGTCAGCTTACCACCACCACCGAAGTAGAGAACTGGCCAGGCGACCCGGATGATCTGACCGGGCCATTATTGATGGAACGCATGCATACCCATGCAGCTAAGTTCAACACCGAGATCGTGTTTGATCACATCAATCGCGTTGATTTGCAAACTCGCCCTTTCCGCTTGTTTGGCGATAGCGATGAATACACCTGTGATGCGCTGATTATTGCGACCGGCGCATCAGCACGGTATTTAGGGCTGCCGTCTGAAGACGCCTTTAAAGGAAAAGGCGTGTCTGCATGCGCGACCTGTGACGGTTTCTTTTACCGTAACCAGAAAGTCGCGGTCGTCGGCGGCGGTAATACCGCTGTAGAAGAGGCGTTATACCTGTCGAATATCGCCGCTGAAGTGCATTTAATTCATCGTCGTGACAGTTTCCGCGCAGAGAAAATTCTGATTGACCGACTGATGGCTAAAGTCTCTGGCGGCAATATCGTACTGCACACCAACCGCACACTGGATGAGGTGCTGGGCGATGAGATGGGCGTCACCGGCGTACGTCTACGTCAGGCAAACACAGACGCAACGGAACAACTGGATGTCGCAGGCGTGTTTATCGCTATCGGCCATAGTCCGAATACCGCCGTATTCGGCGATCAACTGGCGCTGGAGAATGGCTATATCAAAGTACAGTCCGGCACGCACGGCAACGCAACGCAAACCAGCATTCCGGGCGTTTTTGCTGCCGGTGATGTGATGGATCATATCTACCGCCAGGCCATCACCTCCGCCGGAACCGGCTGTATGGCGGCGCTGGATGCCGAACGCTATCTGGATGCGCTGGCGAAATAG
- a CDS encoding DNA translocase FtsK 4TM domain-containing protein gives MSQEYTEEKEVTLNKLSAARRLLEAILIVVALFAVYLAVALLSFSPSDPSWSQTAWHEPIHNLAGGVGAWLADTLFFIFGVLAYAIPVIMVSLCWAVHRLRGQRESLDYFALSLRLIGTLALILTSCGLAALNVDDIYYFASGGVLGSLLSSSMIPRFNNIGSTMVLLCVWAAGLTLFTGWSWLAIAEKIGAGVMACLTLFSGRRRDYHDFDDDDEEALAARVAPAAAKTVPDKPEPVHAAPVNTPERDDDDDDDVLFSAPSVVARTLASTPESTTTPLPATPPAPVNAAATEMPPLETNAATLSGAATATVALKERGLPLATEPVAPSPPIALTTSSVEPTVQTVDTVQTTHTVQTAHNAYPDVEPVRAAKPSEPAPLVQMTPVVTPASLPPSQGLTAVAAPAPKPAETSAPFVSPASSDWSSRITKPNQLTEQDWLTEHNRLTEQHEHITHLAKFAATGRGPETGASDVDVQPVSAQPASTPAMPEVKKTASAAPMFTAVADANPQVKRGMGPELPRPNPVRIPTRRELASYGIKLPSQRLAEQQAREKEAQQQQAQLTQAAEPGREERERITAPASDVPAEALHRYDEDDDHAALAQQAQLREAFAQQQRDRYGETYPDDDKGDEGNEGNEGNEDALLQAQLARDFAAMQQARYEQPTGVNDAPVADDQPIAHTAVESRQAAGHRAAMPSSGAAVSPQPERPAIASASQGSTFVISPYADLVDDTPSEPLFTLSPHESDVDTYPTASEPALPPSDARQANVDEPVHADPVHSDTPSIMDSLIHPFLMRNDQPLQKPTTPLPSLDLLTPPSLNDAPIDRDALDEMARLIETRLADYRVKATVVDYHPGPVITRFELDLAPGVKAARISNLAKDLARSLSVVAVRIVEVIPGKPYVGLELPNRHRQTVFLREVLDCERFRDNPSPLAVVLGKDISGQPVVADLAKMPHLLVAGTTGSGKSVGVNAMIISMLYKATPADVRFIMIDPKMLELSVYEGIPHLLTEVVTDMKDAANALRWCVGEMERRYKLMSALGVRNLSGYNERVMQAQSMGRPVPDPFWKPGDSMDMQPPVLEKLPYIVVMVDEFADLMMAVGKKVEELIARLAQKARAAGIHLVLATQRPSVDVITGLIKANIPTRVAFTVSSKIDSRTILDQGGAESLLGMGDMLYMAPNSSIPVRVHGAFVRDQEVHAVVQDWKARGRPEYIDNIISGSDDGEGGSLGFEGDEELDPLFDQAVAFVVEKRRASISGVQRQFRIGYNRAARIVEQMEMQGIVSAPGHNGNREVLAPPPAE, from the coding sequence TTGAGCCAGGAATATACAGAAGAGAAAGAGGTTACGCTGAATAAACTCAGTGCGGCCCGACGCTTACTGGAAGCGATATTGATAGTCGTGGCACTGTTTGCCGTTTATCTGGCGGTGGCGTTACTCAGTTTTAGCCCTTCCGACCCGAGTTGGTCGCAGACCGCCTGGCATGAACCCATTCATAATCTGGCTGGCGGCGTTGGCGCATGGCTGGCTGATACCCTGTTTTTTATTTTTGGCGTACTGGCCTATGCCATTCCTGTCATCATGGTGTCATTATGCTGGGCGGTACATCGGTTGCGCGGTCAGCGCGAATCCCTCGATTATTTTGCCCTCTCATTGCGCCTGATAGGTACACTGGCGCTGATTTTAACCTCTTGCGGATTAGCGGCGTTAAACGTCGATGATATCTATTATTTTGCCTCTGGCGGTGTATTAGGCAGCTTGTTGAGCAGTTCGATGATTCCGCGCTTTAACAATATTGGCTCAACCATGGTGTTGTTGTGCGTCTGGGCGGCGGGGTTAACGCTGTTTACCGGTTGGTCCTGGCTTGCGATTGCAGAGAAAATCGGTGCTGGCGTCATGGCCTGCCTGACGCTATTTAGCGGCCGCCGTCGTGATTATCATGATTTTGATGATGACGATGAAGAGGCGTTGGCCGCCAGAGTTGCGCCAGCAGCGGCGAAAACGGTGCCCGACAAGCCTGAGCCTGTACATGCAGCGCCGGTTAATACGCCAGAGCGCGATGACGACGACGACGATGATGTGTTGTTCTCTGCCCCGAGTGTTGTGGCGCGTACGCTAGCCAGTACGCCGGAATCAACAACCACGCCGCTGCCTGCGACGCCGCCTGCACCGGTTAACGCAGCGGCAACCGAGATGCCTCCGCTTGAGACAAATGCCGCAACGTTGTCTGGCGCTGCTACTGCAACCGTTGCATTAAAAGAGCGTGGATTGCCGTTAGCCACCGAGCCGGTGGCTCCTTCGCCGCCGATTGCGCTGACAACCTCATCGGTTGAGCCCACCGTACAAACGGTGGATACAGTGCAAACGACACATACAGTGCAAACGGCGCATAACGCATATCCTGATGTTGAACCGGTGCGCGCCGCAAAACCGAGTGAGCCGGCGCCTTTGGTGCAGATGACACCTGTGGTAACGCCAGCCTCGTTGCCGCCATCGCAGGGATTGACTGCCGTTGCAGCACCTGCGCCAAAACCGGCAGAAACGTCCGCGCCGTTTGTATCGCCAGCGTCATCTGACTGGTCGTCTCGGATAACTAAGCCCAATCAGTTAACGGAGCAGGATTGGTTAACTGAACATAATCGGTTAACTGAACAACATGAGCACATTACCCATTTGGCGAAGTTTGCCGCTACGGGCAGAGGCCCGGAAACCGGCGCGAGCGATGTCGATGTTCAGCCTGTGAGCGCACAGCCTGCCAGCACCCCGGCGATGCCAGAGGTGAAAAAAACGGCCTCTGCTGCCCCGATGTTTACTGCCGTAGCTGATGCTAATCCTCAGGTTAAACGCGGCATGGGCCCTGAGTTGCCTCGCCCGAACCCGGTACGGATTCCTACACGTCGTGAGCTTGCTTCCTACGGAATTAAATTGCCGTCCCAACGTCTGGCTGAACAACAAGCCCGTGAAAAAGAGGCGCAGCAGCAACAGGCGCAATTGACACAGGCCGCAGAGCCTGGGCGCGAAGAGCGTGAACGCATAACGGCTCCCGCGTCCGACGTCCCTGCCGAGGCGCTGCATCGGTACGATGAGGACGACGACCACGCGGCGTTGGCGCAACAGGCGCAGTTGCGTGAAGCATTCGCCCAACAGCAGCGCGATCGCTATGGTGAAACGTATCCTGATGATGATAAAGGCGATGAAGGCAATGAAGGCAATGAAGGCAATGAAGATGCGCTATTGCAGGCTCAATTAGCGCGTGATTTCGCTGCGATGCAACAGGCAAGATACGAACAGCCAACGGGGGTTAATGATGCGCCCGTGGCAGATGATCAGCCTATAGCGCACACGGCTGTCGAAAGCCGTCAGGCCGCAGGCCATCGTGCGGCGATGCCCTCGTCTGGTGCCGCTGTGTCGCCGCAACCAGAGCGCCCGGCGATAGCGTCAGCCTCGCAGGGCAGTACGTTTGTCATATCACCTTATGCCGATTTGGTTGACGATACCCCTTCCGAGCCACTGTTCACCTTGTCACCCCATGAGAGCGATGTAGACACGTATCCGACAGCCTCCGAGCCTGCCTTGCCGCCATCCGATGCGCGTCAGGCGAACGTCGATGAGCCTGTGCATGCTGATCCTGTGCATAGTGATACGCCATCGATTATGGATAGTCTGATTCATCCTTTCCTGATGCGTAACGACCAGCCGTTGCAAAAACCGACGACACCATTGCCGTCATTGGATCTGCTCACGCCACCGTCGCTTAATGATGCGCCGATAGACCGGGATGCGCTTGATGAGATGGCGCGTTTGATTGAAACCCGGCTGGCCGATTACCGGGTAAAAGCCACCGTGGTGGATTATCATCCAGGCCCGGTAATTACCCGGTTCGAATTGGATTTGGCTCCAGGGGTCAAAGCAGCGCGTATTTCGAATCTGGCTAAAGATTTGGCGCGTTCGCTATCGGTGGTCGCGGTACGTATTGTTGAGGTTATCCCTGGTAAACCCTATGTCGGCCTCGAGTTGCCTAATCGTCATCGTCAGACGGTGTTTTTACGCGAGGTGCTTGATTGTGAACGGTTCCGCGATAACCCTTCGCCACTGGCCGTCGTTCTGGGCAAGGATATTTCCGGCCAGCCGGTCGTAGCTGACCTGGCTAAAATGCCCCATTTGCTGGTTGCCGGAACAACCGGTTCGGGTAAGTCAGTCGGTGTTAACGCAATGATCATTAGCATGCTGTATAAAGCAACGCCTGCTGATGTGCGCTTTATCATGATTGACCCGAAAATGCTGGAATTGTCGGTTTATGAAGGCATTCCTCATCTGTTGACCGAGGTGGTCACGGATATGAAAGATGCGGCAAATGCATTGCGCTGGTGTGTTGGTGAAATGGAGCGGCGCTATAAGCTAATGTCGGCGTTAGGGGTTCGTAATCTCAGTGGTTATAACGAGCGCGTGATGCAGGCTCAGTCCATGGGGCGGCCGGTTCCCGATCCATTCTGGAAACCGGGTGACAGTATGGATATGCAACCACCGGTGTTAGAGAAATTGCCTTATATCGTCGTGATGGTTGATGAGTTTGCCGATTTGATGATGGCGGTTGGCAAAAAGGTTGAAGAACTCATCGCCCGGTTAGCGCAGAAAGCGCGGGCCGCTGGCATTCACTTGGTGCTGGCGACACAGCGCCCGTCAGTCGATGTGATTACCGGTCTGATTAAAGCCAATATCCCGACGCGTGTTGCCTTTACGGTGTCGAGCAAGATTGATTCACGTACCATCCTGGATCAAGGCGGTGCTGAATCGCTGCTGGGTATGGGCGATATGCTTTATATGGCACCGAACTCATCGATTCCTGTGCGTGTTCATGGCGCTTTTGTGCGTGACCAGGAAGTTCATGCCGTGGTGCAGGATTGGAAAGCGCGTGGTCGTCCCGAGTACATCGACAATATTATTAGCGGCAGCGATGATGGTGAAGGCGGTAGCCTTGGTTTTGAGGGCGATGAAGAGCTTGATCCGCTCTTTGATCAAGCCGTAGCCTTTGTGGTGGAAAAACGCCGCGCGTCGATTTCCGGTGTGCAAAGACAATTCCGTATTGGCTATAACCGCGCGGCACGTATTGTCGAGCAAATGGAAATGCAGGGTATCGTCAGTGCGCCTGGCCATAACGGCAACCGTGAGGTGCTGGCACCGCCACCGGCGGAATAA
- the lrp gene encoding leucine-responsive transcriptional regulator Lrp, translating to MVDTKKRPGKDLDRIDRNILNELQKDGRISNVELSKRVGLSPTPCLERVRRLERQGFINGYTALLNPHYLDASLLVFVEITLNRGAPDVFEQFNAAVQKLEEIQECHLVSGDFDYLLKTRVPDMSAYRKLLGETLLRLPGVNDTRTYVVMEEVKQSNRLVIKTR from the coding sequence ATGGTAGACACAAAAAAACGACCGGGAAAAGATCTGGACAGAATCGATCGTAATATCCTGAATGAATTGCAAAAAGATGGGCGTATCTCCAATGTGGAGTTATCCAAACGGGTTGGCCTGTCGCCAACGCCTTGTTTAGAGCGCGTTCGTCGCCTGGAGCGTCAGGGCTTTATTAACGGTTATACTGCGTTGTTGAACCCGCATTATCTCGACGCCTCATTGCTGGTATTTGTTGAAATTACCCTCAATCGCGGCGCGCCGGATGTATTCGAACAGTTCAACGCTGCGGTGCAGAAACTTGAAGAGATTCAGGAGTGTCATCTGGTTTCCGGGGATTTCGATTATCTGCTCAAAACCCGTGTACCGGATATGTCAGCGTACCGTAAGTTGCTCGGGGAAACGTTATTACGTCTGCCCGGCGTGAACGATACCCGTACCTATGTGGTGATGGAAGAAGTGAAGCAGAGTAATCGGCTGGTGATTAAAACCCGCTGA
- a CDS encoding replication-associated recombination protein A — translation MSNLSLDFSNNAFQPLAARMRPVRLSEYIGQQHLLGPGKPLPRAIEAGQLHSMILWGPPGTGKTTLAELIARYAQADVERLSAVTSGIKEIREAIERARQSRDVGRRTMLFVDEVHRFNKSQQDAFLPHIENGTITFIGATTENPSFELNSALLSRARVYLLKALSADDIEQVLAQALDDKERGLGGQAIVLPQQTRRLLAELVNGDARRSLNLLEMMADMAEVGADGSRVLTTALLKEVSGERSARFDNQGDRYYDLISALHKSVRGSAPDAALYWYARIITAGGDPLYVARRLLAIASEDVGNADPRAMQVAIAAWDCFTRVGPAEGERAIAQAIVYLACAPKSNAVYTAFKAAMRDAREQPDYDVPAHLCNAPTQLMKEMGLGAEYRYAHDEPNAYAAGEVYFPPEMAQTRYYQPTSRGLEAKIGEKLAWLAAQDQNSPTKRYR, via the coding sequence GTGAGCAACTTGTCACTCGATTTTTCCAATAACGCGTTTCAGCCTCTGGCGGCGCGCATGCGCCCGGTTCGATTATCCGAATACATTGGCCAGCAGCATTTATTGGGGCCAGGTAAACCGTTACCGCGAGCTATTGAGGCAGGGCAGTTGCACTCCATGATTTTATGGGGCCCGCCCGGGACAGGAAAAACGACGCTGGCGGAGTTGATTGCGCGTTACGCACAAGCGGATGTTGAGCGCTTGTCAGCCGTAACGTCGGGCATCAAAGAAATCCGCGAAGCCATTGAAAGAGCCCGACAGAGCAGAGATGTCGGGCGACGTACCATGCTGTTTGTGGATGAAGTGCATCGCTTTAATAAAAGCCAGCAGGATGCTTTTTTACCGCATATCGAGAACGGGACGATTACGTTTATTGGCGCGACAACCGAGAACCCGTCATTTGAGCTCAATTCGGCATTACTATCACGAGCGCGAGTGTATCTGCTAAAAGCCCTAAGCGCAGATGACATTGAACAGGTGCTTGCGCAGGCGCTGGATGATAAAGAGCGTGGGTTGGGTGGGCAAGCGATAGTGTTACCCCAGCAAACCCGACGGCTACTGGCCGAGCTGGTCAATGGCGATGCGCGCCGGTCACTGAATTTGCTTGAAATGATGGCAGATATGGCAGAGGTCGGGGCCGATGGTTCTCGGGTGTTAACGACCGCACTGCTTAAAGAGGTTTCCGGCGAGCGTAGCGCCCGTTTTGATAATCAAGGCGATCGTTATTACGATTTGATTTCTGCACTACACAAGTCGGTACGGGGTTCTGCGCCGGATGCTGCCTTGTATTGGTACGCGCGTATCATCACGGCTGGCGGCGACCCGCTTTATGTCGCCCGCCGATTATTGGCGATAGCGTCAGAGGATGTCGGTAATGCTGACCCTCGGGCGATGCAAGTCGCTATCGCTGCCTGGGATTGTTTTACCCGGGTAGGGCCTGCTGAGGGTGAGCGCGCGATCGCTCAGGCGATTGTGTATCTGGCTTGTGCTCCGAAAAGTAACGCGGTGTATACCGCTTTTAAAGCGGCGATGCGTGATGCGCGCGAGCAGCCCGATTATGATGTGCCTGCGCACTTGTGTAATGCACCGACGCAGCTGATGAAAGAGATGGGGTTAGGCGCTGAATATCGCTACGCACATGATGAGCCGAATGCGTATGCCGCCGGAGAAGTGTATTTTCCGCCAGAAATGGCGCAAACCCGTTACTATCAGCCGACATCACGCGGGCTGGAGGCCAAAATTGGCGAAAAGCTCGCCTGGCTTGCTGCTCAGGATCAAAATAGCCCGACAAAACGCTACCGCTAG
- the cydD gene encoding heme ABC transporter permease/ATP-binding protein CydD encodes MKETRQRELTRWLKQQSRLAHRWLRLSLILGLVSGILIVAQAWLMASLLHALIITHTPRQALQGTFSLLAGAFVLRAGLSWLREKVGFRCGQAVRQHIRQQVLDRLQQLGPAWIQGKPAGSWATLILEQVEDMQDYYARYLPQMYLAALIPLLILATVFPVNWAAGLILLLTAPLIPLFMALVGMGAADANRRNFQALARLSGHFLDRLRGLETLRLFHRSQAEINHIQQASEQFRSRTMEVLRMAFLSSGVLEFFASVSIAVVAVYFGFSYLGELHFGSYGTAVTLFAGFLVLILAPEFFQPLRDLGTYYHAKAQAVGAADALQRFMTSAGEKNHVGTEAIHSDTPLTLVACDLTILSPTGVTLAGPLNFRLEAGQRVALVGPSGAGKSSLLNLLLGFLPYTGSLTVNGVELRTLSPDSWRRCLSWVGQHPQLPAATLRQNIVLGREETREDELHTALERAYVNEFLPSLPAGLDTPLGDGAARLSVGQAQRVAVARALLQPCQLMLLDEPSASLDAHSEQQVMRALGDASRHQTTLLVTHQLAELRDYDAIWVMADGQLVQQGSYASLSQSPGLFSHLVAQRQGVL; translated from the coding sequence ATGAAAGAGACACGACAACGAGAACTGACACGCTGGCTAAAACAGCAAAGCCGCCTTGCCCATCGCTGGCTACGTTTGTCACTGATTCTAGGGCTGGTCAGCGGTATATTGATTGTCGCTCAGGCCTGGCTGATGGCCTCACTGCTGCATGCATTGATTATCACGCACACACCGCGCCAGGCACTGCAGGGAACCTTCAGCTTGCTGGCTGGCGCCTTTGTGCTACGTGCGGGGCTGAGTTGGTTACGCGAAAAGGTGGGGTTCCGCTGCGGTCAGGCTGTACGCCAGCATATTCGCCAACAGGTTCTCGACAGATTGCAGCAATTGGGCCCGGCGTGGATTCAGGGCAAACCAGCGGGCAGTTGGGCGACATTGATCCTTGAGCAGGTAGAAGACATGCAGGATTATTACGCCCGCTACCTGCCGCAAATGTACCTTGCGGCGCTGATCCCATTGCTCATTTTGGCGACCGTGTTTCCCGTTAACTGGGCGGCGGGGTTAATTTTGCTGCTCACCGCCCCCTTAATTCCGCTGTTTATGGCGCTGGTGGGTATGGGAGCGGCTGATGCTAATCGCCGTAACTTTCAGGCGCTGGCACGTCTGAGCGGCCATTTTCTTGACCGCCTGCGCGGGCTTGAGACGCTGCGCCTGTTTCATCGATCGCAGGCGGAAATCAATCATATCCAGCAAGCGTCTGAACAGTTTCGCAGCCGGACGATGGAAGTGTTGCGTATGGCCTTCCTCTCTTCCGGCGTGCTGGAGTTTTTCGCCTCCGTGTCTATTGCCGTTGTCGCGGTCTATTTCGGCTTCTCTTATCTGGGTGAGCTGCATTTCGGCAGTTACGGCACCGCTGTCACGCTGTTTGCCGGGTTTCTGGTGTTGATTTTAGCGCCAGAGTTTTTTCAACCGCTGCGCGATCTGGGCACCTATTACCATGCGAAAGCACAGGCCGTCGGCGCGGCCGATGCCTTACAACGCTTTATGACCAGCGCGGGCGAAAAAAACCACGTAGGTACAGAGGCAATTCACAGCGACACGCCTCTGACACTGGTCGCCTGCGATCTGACTATTTTATCACCTACCGGCGTCACGCTGGCCGGGCCACTGAATTTCCGACTGGAAGCAGGACAACGTGTTGCCCTGGTCGGCCCCAGCGGGGCTGGCAAGAGTTCCCTTTTAAACCTGCTGCTCGGCTTTTTACCCTATACCGGCTCGCTGACCGTCAATGGCGTAGAGCTGCGCACGCTTTCGCCAGACAGCTGGCGACGTTGCCTAAGCTGGGTTGGCCAGCATCCTCAATTGCCCGCCGCCACGCTGCGACAGAATATTGTGCTGGGAAGAGAAGAAACCCGCGAGGATGAACTGCACACCGCGCTAGAACGGGCCTATGTTAATGAGTTTCTCCCCTCACTGCCCGCAGGATTAGACACGCCTCTCGGTGATGGCGCAGCGCGGCTCTCTGTCGGCCAGGCACAACGGGTAGCCGTTGCCCGTGCGCTGTTACAGCCTTGTCAGTTGATGTTGCTGGATGAGCCCTCGGCAAGTCTTGATGCCCACAGTGAGCAGCAAGTGATGCGCGCACTCGGCGATGCCTCGAGGCATCAAACCACATTGCTGGTCACGCACCAACTCGCGGAACTCCGTGATTATGATGCTATCTGGGTAATGGCCGATGGCCAACTGGTTCAGCAAGGCAGCTACGCCAGCTTATCTCAGTCCCCCGGGCTGTTTTCCCACCTAGTGGCGCAACGGCAAGGCGTGTTGTAA